One Malus domestica chromosome 11, GDT2T_hap1 genomic region harbors:
- the LOC103447209 gene encoding subtilisin-like protease SBT5.4, producing the protein MQKEEAIFASENRQKRSFKNRRRKSLFLHTLLLFTKYWQMGNSILPSFLLSVLLISLFHIPAHAAKSSYIVYLGAGPHVLDPLSADLDSVTNSHYNLLGTVLGSNERAQESIFYSYTRNINGFAAILDDEEAAQIAKDPNVVSVFPNRGRKLQTTRSWDFLRLEENGEIRAGSIWKKARLGANTIIGNLDTGVWPESKSFSDEGMGPIPSKWRGICQLDTKDGSRCNRKLIGARYFSKGYAVYASTVNSSAAKSIQPNARDHAGHGSHTLSTAGGNFVPRASVFGNGNGTAKGGSPKARVAAYKVCWPPIDGNECFDADILAAFEAAINDGVDVLSVSLGGEAAEFLSDGIAIGSFHAVKKGITVVSSAGNSGPTPGSVSNVSPWMLTVGASTIDREFSSYVTLGNKKHLKGASLSSTALPAKKFYPLISACDAKAANASGSEAHLCKPGTLDKKKAKGKILVCVRGQNPRANKGQQAILAGAVGMILVNDKLSGNEIIADPHLLPASHVNYSDGKSVFAYIKSTKNPMAYINRVKTEQGTKPAPFMASFSSRGPNAIEQSILKPDITAPGVSIIAAYTQATGPTGQKFDNRRVSFNTQSGTSMSCPHVSGIVGLLKTLHPTWSPAAIKSAIMTTASKRDNSKGTMLDSSKARATPFAYGAGHVQPNRAMDPGLVYDLTTDDYLNFLCARGYNATLLKVFSKEPHKCSKAYSLFDFNYPSITVPNLRDTPVTVTRRVKNVGSPGTYVVRIKEPVGVSVTVKPSTLQFKNSGEEKKFKVVLKPKVQGPEDYVFGELNWTDGKHNVRSPIVVMHYQR; encoded by the exons ATGCAGAAGGAGGAAGCAATTTTTGCTTCCGAAAACAGGCAAAAACGGAGTTTTAAAAACAGGAGAAGGAAGAGCCTCTTTCTACACACACTTCTTCTCTTTACAAAATATTGGCAGATGGGAAATTCAATTCtcccttcttttcttctctcagtTCTTCTCATCTCTTTGTTTCATATTCCAGCGCATGCTGCCAAAAGT TCTTACATTGTGTACTTAGGAGCAGGTCCTCATGTTCTGGACCCTTTGTCCGCCGATCTCGATAGCGTGACAAATTCTCATTACAATCTTCTTGGAACAGTTTTGGGAAG CAATGAAAGGGCACAGGAATCAATATTTTACTCATATACGAGAAATATCAATGGCTTTGCTGCAATTTTGGATGATGAAGAGGCTGCTCAGATTGCAA AGGATCCAAATGTTGTGTCTGTTTTTCCAAACAGAGGAAGAAAACTACAGACAACTCGTTCATGGGATTTTCTTCGATTGGAAGAAAACGGCGAAATCCGGGCCGGCTCTATTTGGAAGAAGGCACGATTAGGTGCAAATACAATTATCGGAAACCTTGATACTG GTGTTTGGCCGGAATCAAAGAGCTTTAGCGATGAAGGGATGGGACCAATCCCATCTAAATGGCGTGGAATCTGTCAGCTGGACACCAAAGATGGTTCTCGTTGCAATAG GAAGCTGATCGGAGCAAGGTACTTCAGCAAAGGATACGCCGTGTATGCTTCCACGGTTAACTCCTCTGCAGCCAAGTCCATCCAGCCCAACGCTCGTGACCATGCCGGTCATGGCTCACACACCCTTTCAACGGCAGGTGGTAATTTTGTTCCTAGAGCAAGTGTTTTCGGTAATGGCAATGGCACTGCAAAGGGTGGATCCCCAAAAGCTCGCGTGGCTGCGTATAAAGTATGCTGGCCTCCAATCGATGGCAACGAGTGCTTCGATGCAGACATCTTGGCCGCATTTGAAGCTGCAATTAATGATGGTGTTGATGTGCTCTCAGTGTCTCTTGGTGGTGAAGCTGCGGAGTTTTTAAGTGATGGGATTGCAATAGGGTCCTTCCATGCTGTTAAGAAGGGGATTACCGTGGTGAGCTCAGCTGGGAATTCAGGTCCTACTCCTGGGTCAGTGTCGAATGTGTCACCGTGGATGCTCACAGTTGGAGCTAGCACGATTGATCGCGAGTTCTCCAGTTATGTTACTCTTGGCAACAAGAAGCATCTCAAG GGAGCAAGTCTTTCCTCTACAGCTTTGCCAGCTAAAAAGTTCTACCCATTGATAAGTGCATGCGATGCTAAAGCTGCTAATGCGTCTGGTTCTGAAGC CCATCTCTGCAAACCTGGAACCCTCGataaaaagaaggcaaaggggAAAATTTTGGTTTGCGTTCGAGGGCAAAATCCAAGAGCCAACAAGGGTCAACAAGCTATTCTTGCAGGCGCTGTTGGAATGATTTTGGTTAATGATAAGCTAAGCGGGAATGAAATCATAGCTGATCCTCACTTGCTTCCAGCTTCACATGTTAATTATTCTGACGGAAAATCTGTCTTTGCCTACATCAAGTCGACCAA GAATCCTATGGCTTACATTAATCGTGTAAAGACAGAACAAGGAACAAAACCAGCTCCATTTATGGCTTCATTCTCTTCAAGGGGACCCAACGCCATTGAGCAGTCAATCCTTAAG CCTGATATCACAGCGCCAGGAGTGAGTATAATTGCTGCTTATACTCAAGCAACCGGGCCAACTGGTCAGAAGTTCGATAACCGGCGTGTATCTTTCAATACACAATCCGGAACTTCCATGTCGTGCCCTCATGTATCTGGAATTGTCGGTCTTTTGAAAACCCTTCACCCGACATGGAGCCCTGCAGCTATTAAATCTGCAATCATGACCACCG CAAGTAAACGAGATAACAGCAAGGGCACAATGCTGGACTCATCCAAGGCCAGAGCAACACCGTTTGCTTATGGTGCAGGACATGTTCAACCAAACCGTGCGATGGACCCTGGACTTGTTTATGACCTAACTACTGATGATTACTTAAACTTCTTATGCGCTCGTGGCTACAATGCAACGCTGCTCAAAGTGTTTTCTAAAGAGCCACACAAATGTTCCAAGGCATATAGTCTTTTTGATTTTAACTATCCTTCTATAACAGTTCCCAATCTCCGTGACACGCCAGTGACTGTGACTAGAAGGGTTAAGAACGTCGGCTCTCCAGGCACATATGTAGTTCGTATTAAGGAACCGGTGGGAGTTTCTGTTACAGTTAAGCCTAGTACCTTGCAATTCAAGAACAGTGGCGAAGAGAAGAAGTTCAAGGTTGTTCTGAAGCCTAAGGTTCAAGGGCCTGAAGACTacgtatttggagagttaaattGGACGGATGGGAAGCACAATGTCAGGAGTCCTATTGTTGTCATGCACTATCAGAGATGA
- the LOC103447210 gene encoding BTB/POZ domain-containing protein At1g55760-like — protein MSDSAYRVETTSRLAQWRIDNLSSCTYRKSDPFKIGKWNWHLSVEKNRVLFVKLYPEISNFTRENPPIASFIIRVVCSVGDRKALTHPEVTNKKLKSNDDFVWAIEVPLTGKFIIDVEFRDLKTASGEGGEPCSIWAGGSTQKQSNATALASLSRMLTEGIHTDIMINVSDGSIGAHRAILAARSPVFRSMFSHDLKEKELSTINISDMSIDACQAFLNYIYGNIGHEEFLTHRLALLHAADKYDISDLKDACHESLLEDIDTKNVLERLQNASLYQLPQLKTSCMRYLVKFGKIYDIRDDFNAFLLCADRDLIAEVFGEVLGAWKGF, from the exons ATGAGCGATTCAGCTTACAGAGTCGAAACCACGTCGCGCCTCGCCCAATGGAGAATCGACAACTTGTCTTCCTGCACATACCGAAAGTCCGATCCTTTCAAGATTGGCAAGTGGAATTG GCACTTATCTGTGGAGAAGAACagagtgttgtttgttaaattgTATCCAGAGATATCGAATTTCACGAGAGAGAATCCGCCGATTGCTTCGTTTATTATTCGAGTGGTGTGTTCTGTTGGTGATCGAAAGGCCTTAACTCATCCAG AAGTTACAAACAAAAAGCTCAAAAGCAATGATGATTTTGTTTGGGCTATTGAGGTTCCCTTAACTGGAAAATTCATCATCGACGTTGAATTCCGTGATTTGAAGACTGCGTCCGGAGAG GGTGGAGAACCTTGCTCCATTTGGGCTGGAGGATCAACgcaaaaacaatcaaatgcaACTGCTCTTGCGTCCCTGAGTCGAATGTTAACAGAAGGCATCCACACGGATATCATGATTAACGTGTCTGATGGAAGCATCGGAGCTCACCGGGCAATTCTTGCTGCTAGATCACCTGTTTTCCGGAGCATGTTTTCGCATGACCTCAAAGAGAAAGAACTGTCTACCATAAACATCTCCGATATGTCAATTGACGCTTGTCAGGCTTTTCTTAATTACATTTATGGAAACATAGGACATGAAGAATTTCTGACCCACAGGCTGGCACTTCTCCATGCTGCTGATAAGTACGACATCTCTGACCTGAAAGACGCCTGCCATGAAAGTCTTTTGGAAGACATTGATACAAAGAATGTGCTagaaaggctccaaaatgcatctctATACCAGTTGCCTCAATTGAAAACCAGCTGCATGCGGTATCTTGTGAAGTTTGGGAAGATATATGACATCCGAGATGATTTCAATGCTTTCTTGCTATGCGCAGACAGGGACTTGATAGCAGAAGTCTTCGGCGAAGTTCTTGGTGCCTGGAAAGGTTTCTGA